In one window of Rhodopseudomonas palustris HaA2 DNA:
- a CDS encoding CheR family methyltransferase codes for MTPLDYDYLQKILKDRSGLMLSADKKYLLESRLLPLARKMGLPGISELVQKMRSGSEAVTHDVVEAMTTNETFFFRDKTPFDHFKDSVIPELIKARAGRRSLRIWCAASSTGQEPYSLAMILKEKAAELAGWRIEIIATDLSPEVLEKSRAGLYTQFEVQRGLPIQFLVKYFKQTGTMWQLNADVRSMVQFRPFNLLQDFAPLGKFDVIFCRNVLIYFDQATKSDIFNRLMKANEPDGYLFLGAAETVVGLTESYKVCPKRRGVYLPNVAAPSTASSIAAGGLKPVSFAGR; via the coding sequence ATGACCCCGCTCGACTACGACTATTTGCAGAAGATTTTGAAGGACCGGTCCGGCCTCATGCTGTCTGCGGACAAGAAGTATCTGCTCGAAAGCAGGTTGCTTCCGCTGGCGCGAAAGATGGGGCTGCCCGGCATCAGCGAACTCGTCCAGAAGATGCGATCCGGCTCGGAGGCGGTCACCCACGACGTGGTCGAGGCGATGACCACGAACGAGACCTTCTTCTTTCGGGACAAGACGCCGTTCGATCACTTCAAGGACAGCGTGATCCCCGAATTGATCAAGGCCCGCGCCGGGCGACGCAGCCTGCGGATCTGGTGCGCGGCGTCATCGACCGGCCAGGAGCCCTATTCGCTGGCGATGATCCTGAAGGAGAAGGCGGCCGAACTCGCCGGCTGGCGGATCGAGATCATCGCGACCGACCTGTCGCCCGAGGTTCTCGAGAAATCCAGGGCGGGACTGTACACCCAGTTCGAGGTCCAGCGCGGCCTGCCGATCCAGTTTCTGGTGAAGTATTTCAAGCAAACCGGCACGATGTGGCAACTCAATGCCGACGTGCGCTCGATGGTCCAGTTTCGGCCGTTCAACCTGCTGCAGGACTTCGCGCCGCTCGGAAAGTTCGACGTCATCTTCTGTCGCAACGTGCTGATCTATTTCGATCAGGCGACCAAGTCGGACATCTTCAACCGGCTGATGAAGGCCAACGAGCCCGACGGCTATCTGTTTCTCGGCGCGGCCGAGACCGTGGTCGGCCTGACCGAGAGTTACAAGGTTTGTCCGAAGCGCCGCGGCGTCTATCTGCCCAATGTGGCGGCTCCGTCGACGGCGTCGAGCATTGCAGCGGGCGGTCTCAAGCCTGTGAGCTTTGCCGGCCGATAG
- a CDS encoding response regulator — MATREHDAAHAETVPDKLLGLLNLLVIDDDPTQRMLIAGAAEKAGYSVTQAASCAEGIALVREQSFDCITLDLMLDDGDGADVMRAMADARYSGPMIVISGMNSERRRASRALARSLGMDLLQSFPKPIDLAALRISLANLRSNVAGLPIVHSWGEVCGPRFDDR, encoded by the coding sequence ATGGCCACGCGCGAACACGACGCAGCGCATGCGGAGACCGTGCCCGACAAACTACTCGGGTTGCTGAACCTATTGGTGATCGACGACGATCCGACGCAGCGCATGCTGATCGCCGGCGCTGCCGAAAAGGCCGGGTACAGCGTGACCCAGGCGGCGTCCTGTGCCGAAGGCATCGCGCTCGTCCGCGAGCAGAGTTTCGATTGCATCACCCTCGATCTGATGCTCGACGACGGCGACGGCGCCGACGTCATGCGGGCGATGGCGGACGCTCGCTACAGCGGTCCGATGATCGTGATCAGCGGCATGAATTCAGAGCGCCGGCGCGCTTCGCGTGCGCTCGCCCGTTCGCTCGGGATGGATCTGCTGCAGAGTTTCCCGAAGCCGATCGACCTCGCGGCGCTGCGGATATCGCTGGCCAACCTCCGCAGCAACGTCGCCGGCCTGCCGATCGTCCATTCCTGGGGCGAGGTGTGCGGCCCGCGGTTCGACGACCGCTGA